A single genomic interval of Scylla paramamosain isolate STU-SP2022 chromosome 4, ASM3559412v1, whole genome shotgun sequence harbors:
- the LOC135098695 gene encoding cuticle protein AM1159-like produces MKFVIIAALAAVAFADYGSVGSSEEAEILQHDFVLEEDGRYNLDVKTSNGISVSQHGSPDGPEGAVVKSGVFSYTAPDGTPVELKFVANEHGYQPESDLLPVAPEFPHPIPQFVLDQIAKAAEEDRNRSPEDRYTYA; encoded by the exons ATGAAGTTT GTGATCATCGCCGCTCTCGCCGCCGTGGCTTTCGCCGACTATGGCTCTGTGGGATCAAGCGAAGAGGCAGAGATCCTGCAGCACGACTTCGTTCTTGAGGAGGACGGCAGGTACAACCTGGACGTGAAGACCAGCAACGGCATCTCTGTTTCCCAGCACGGCAGCCCCGACGGCCCCGAGGGCGCCGTTGTCAAGAGTGGAGTGTTCTC ATACACCGCCCCTGACGGCACCCCCGTTGAGCTCAAGTTTGTCGCCAACGAGCACGGCTACCAGCCAGAGTCTGACCTGCTGCCCGTGGCCCCCGAGTTCCCCCATCCCATCCCCCAGTTCGTGCTTGACCAGATCGCTAAGGCCGCCGAGGAGGACCGCAACCGCTCTCCCGAGGACAGATACACTTATGCCTAA
- the LOC135098659 gene encoding cuticle protein AM1159-like, translated as MKLVIIAALVAVAFAAPDRPYNSYGSGSSEEAEILQHDFVLEEDGRYNLDVKTSNGISVSQHGSPDGPEGAVVKSGVFSYTAPDGTPVELKFVANEHGYQPESDLLPVAPEFPHPIPQFVLDQIAKAAEEDRNRSPEDRYTYA; from the exons ATGAAGCTT GTGATCATAGCCGCCCTCGTCGCCGTGGCCTTCGCCGCCCCCGACAGGCCCTATAACAGCTATGGCTCCGGATCCAGCGAGGAGGCAGAAATCCTGCAGCACGACTTCGTTCTTGAGGAGGACGGCAGATACAACCTGGACGTGAAGACCAGCAACGGCATCTCTGTTTCCCAACACGGCAGCCCCGACGGCCCCGAGGGCGCCGTGGTTAAGAGTGGAGTGTTCTC GTACACCGCCCCTGACGGCACCCCCGTTGAGCTCAAGTTTGTCGCCAACGAGCACGGTTACCAGCCAGAGTCTGACCTGCTGCCCGTGGCCCCCGAGTTCCCCCACCCCATCCCCCAGTTCGTGCTGGACCAGATCGCTAAGGCCGCCGAGGAGGACCGCAACCGCTCTCCCGAGGACAGATACACCTATGCCTAA
- the LOC135098661 gene encoding cuticle protein AM1159-like, which yields MKLVIIAALVAVAFAAPDRPYNSYGSGSSEEAEILQHDFVLEEDGRYNLDVKTSNGISVAQHGSPDGPEGAVVKSGVFSYTAPDGTPVEVKFVANEHGYQPESDLLPVAPEFPHPIPQFVLDQIAKAAEEDRNRSPEDRYTYA from the exons ATGAAGCTT GTGATCATAGCCGCCCTCGTCGCCGTGGCCTTCGCCGCCCCCGACAGGCCCTATAACAGCTATGGCTCCGGATCCAGCGAGGAGGCAGAAATCCTGCAGCACGACTTCGTTCTTGAGGAGGACGGCAGATACAACCTGGACGTGAAGACCAGCAACGGCATCTCTGTGGCTCAGCACGGTAGCCCTGACGGCCCCGAGGGCGCCGTGGTCAAGAGTGGAGTGTTCTC CTACACCGCCCCTGACGGCACCCCCGTTGAGGTCAAGTTCGTCGCCAACGAGCACGGTTACCAGCCAGAATCTGACCTGCTGCCCGTGGCCCCCGAGTTCCCCCACCCCATCCCCCAGTTTGTGCTGGACCAGATCGCTAAGGCCGCCGAGGAGGACCGCAACCGCTCTCCCGAGGACAGATACACCTATGCCTAA